The following coding sequences are from one Salvelinus sp. IW2-2015 unplaced genomic scaffold, ASM291031v2 Un_scaffold5039, whole genome shotgun sequence window:
- the LOC112077910 gene encoding C-C chemokine receptor type 6, whose amino-acid sequence MNHTDNGEETVNNSVAYDYDVVEPCNMEDNNSVETVVRLYIHSVICILGLLGNILVIVTYAFYKKAKSMTDVYLLNVAIADMLFVAALPLIIYNEQSGWAMGTVACKVLRGAYSVNLYSGMLLLACISTDRYIAIVQARRSFRLRSLIFSRIICAAVWSLALLLSVPTFVYYERYVPAHSTLGNDYDNYDYNNATTPFBLENTIFLEEEDYVVCNFRFPDNATARQMKILVPSTQMAVGFLLPLLVMGFCYANIIVTLLRAKNFQRHKAVRVVLAVVVVFIICHLPYNVALLYDTVNKFQNLACSHVDATEVAKTVTETVAYLHCCLNPVLYAFIGVKFRNHFRKIVEDVWCIGKRVMNPRRFSRATSEMYVSTVRKSMDGSSTDNASSFTM is encoded by the coding sequence ATGAACCATACGGATAATGGCGAGGAAACAGTTAACAATTCAGTGGCGTATGACTATGATGTGGTGGAGCCATGTAATATGGAAGACAACAACAGTGTGGAGACAGTGGTGCGACTCTACATCCACTCTGTCATCTGCATCCTGGGATTACTGGGCAACATCCTGGTGATCGTCACCTACGCCTTCTACAAGAAGGCCAAGTCCATGACGGACGTCTACCTTCTGAACGTGGCCATAGCAGACATGCTGTTTGTGGCGGCTCTACCCCTGATCATCTACAATGAGCAGAGTGGCTGGGCCATGGGGACGGTGGCCTGTAAGGTTCTCCGCGGGGCCTACAGCGTCAACCTGTACAGTGGCATGCTGCTGTTAGCTTGTATTAGCACCGACCGCTACATTGCTATCGTCCAGGCCCGTCGCTCCTTCCGGCTCCGCTCCCTGATCTTCAGCCGCATCATCTGCGCTGCAGTCTGGAGCCTGgccctgctcctctctgtccccaCCTTTGTCTACTACGAGCGTTATGTGCCTGCACACAGCACCCTTGGAAATGATTATGACAACTATGATTACAACAATGCTACAACACCGTTTRATCTGGAGAACACCATATTCTTAGAGGAGGAGGACTATGTAGTCTGCAACTTCMGGTTCCCAGACAACGCCACAGCCCGTCAGATGAAGATCCTGGTCCCGAGCACCCAGATGGCGGTGGGCTTCTTGCTGCCCCTGTTGGTCATGGGTTTCTGCTATGCCAACATCATTGTCACGCTGCTGCGTGCCAAGAACTTCCAGAGGCACAAGGCGGTGCGCGTGGTGCTGGCTGTGGTGGTCGTGTTTATCATCTGTCATCTGCCCTACAACGTCGCGCTGCTCTACGACACGGTCAACAAGTTCCAGAACCTGGCCTGCAGTCACGTGGATGCCACCGAGGTGGCCAAGACAGTGACGGAAACGGTGGCCTACCTGCACTGCTGCCTCAACCCGGTCCTATACGCCTTCATCGGGGTGAAGTTCAGGAACCACTTCAGGAAGATTGTGGAGGATGTGTGGTGCATTGGGAAGAGGGTCATGAATCCCCGACGCTTCTCCAGGGCCACGTCAGAGATGTATGTCTCCACTGTCCGCAAGTCTATGGATGGTTCCTCTACAGACAATGCATCTTCTTTCACCATGTGA